TGATTGCAAAAACAACCCCAATTGCCAATCTCTTCCCACGgtactatttttttatttttttatttttttaaaagcaGTTCTATATCTAAAATCTCAAACAATATTCATgaattgatcttttttttttttcttttagactATGAAACTTGATTTTATAACAAATTCAAAAGTTCACAACTTGAGATCAATCGATAGCAAGAACAGCCATTTCACGCTCTTTGGGTGTAGCAAGATGAACATCACCAACATTCGAATCTCCGCTCCTGGAGACAGCCCCAACACTGATGGAATAAAAATTGGAAGCTCCGATCGTATTGATATCAGAAACTCGATCATCGGCACTGGTGACGACTGCATTTCAATCTTGTCAGGAAGCAAGAATCTCTACATTTCGAATGTTGTTTGCGGGCCAGGACATGGGATTAGCATCGGAAGCTTAGGAAAGTATAAGGATGAAGAGGATGTCATGGGGATCACAGTGAAAAATTGTACTTTTAAGAATACAACTGATGGTGTGAGAATTAAAACATGGGCAGCACCTTCAATGGGCAATGCTTACAACATTTACTACGAGGATATATTCATGGATGGAGTTGAAAATCCAATCATCATAGATCAAGAATATTGCCCTGTTTCTCCCTGTAATCAACAAGTAAGAATCATCTAGCTACTtcgagatttttttttctttcaaagagTGACACGTACATGATTTGACTGACAATTTTATACGGTGATTTTGTTGGATTATAGGAATCTTCAAGAATACAAATAAGCTATGTGACATTCAAAAACATATGGGGAAGTAGCAAGTCAGCGAGTGCAGTGACATTGAGATGCAGTAAAAGGAAGCCATGCAAGAACATAGTGCTTGATAATATCAATCTCATGAGCTCTCCCGATGTAGGACaacttttttcttcttgttttcaTGTTCATGGCTTCTCTTATGGCAATCAAAGCCCTTATTCTTGTTTGTAAAACTCTTTCCATAATTCATTTACTAACTAACCttatcttttaattctttttctttaccaccctcttcttttttaattttctcaaCACTGGTCTGGAGATTGGTCTAGAAGCTACTTGTACACTTAGGAATATAATCCAATTCTGATAAGGTCGGGAGAAATGCAAAATATGACAATTAATTCCAAATTTTGTATGAAACATGTGGTAGGTCTTCATAATGATTTACAAAAGAAATTTCCTTAGACTTGGTAATATAAAGATGCCCTCTCACCACTTTAAGATTGATTTTCACTTTACCGAAAAGATTAGATTTAAGATAGAAGGACACAAACCACTCACAATGTATTGAGTTTGCTCATTTTGCTTTTGAATTATGCAAAGACATTATTTTCATCAAACTCTTATACTATATTCAACGCTAATATTTGAGTCAGTGTGTAATATCGTTTGGAAGTTTTATTTAGTGTGTAATATCATttggaagttttatttttcaagatcAAAACATAATGAAAGAATAGCTCAATTGGTTGAGCATCTATAATTCCCTTCATGGATCCAAATTTTGAGTCCTCTCTTAAactatataatattattttgaaagagatttaaaatacttttaatatataaaagacTCGTCTTGGATTTAAAAGAGAAGCAAACCTAAATGTAAGTATTATTTTTTACGAAGAATTTGTAATGAGTACATGCCCCAATTGCAATTACTTTGATGTTACAAATAAACTTCTAAATGTCGTTGATTCAAACTTCACCTTCCAATTCAAAATTAAAGGATAAACTTGAAAATCTTAAAAGTACATATTCcacatttaacaaaaaaaaaaaaaaaaacatacatgaacagaaaaaataaaagtacaGTTTAAACCTAACAAACCTTAAATAAAGCACACCATAGCTATTAGAAAAACCAGTAATCCATTCAAGAACAACCAGCAATAGAACTCTATAGATATAAGGGATGAAAGTAGGCAATATGGTAATAACTCCAACAACTCTATAGATAATAAAAAAACCATTAACTAGTGATTGAAGAAAAACCAAGGCCTCAGCTCTCAGTGAAGGGGAAGGGAACATAATTGTCAAAGATTGAAACTCAGTCAAATGGAACTTCAATTGAAGAAGAGTTATGAACAAAGTTCAGCCACATAAGCTATATCCAACTTTTGTGACAAATGGGTTTCACCAACACTTCAACAATTCACAAGTTGTCTGAATTTCATTGTCCAACCAACTATCGTAATGAAAAGTATCACCAACACTTTGGGACAATTCATACATTGTTTGAAATTTCATCCATTCCTATTGGAGACTTTGCTTTTCAAGGTGTCTTCATGCTTCCCGGCCGAGTAACTCGTGGCCTAACAGGCGTCTTAGACGGACTTACCCTACAAATTTCCACAATCAATGTAAATAAACAAATGCATGAATCAAATCAATATTTTAGAATAGTGAGAGAATTTGACCATACCTGATAGGCTGAGCACCCAAGATCATGCCACTACAATTGAGTGCTTGAAGAGCAGTCTCTGCCTGCTCACAGAAACGAACAGAACTATTACTACAAAAGTGGAAACAAATGCAACCATTATGTACGTAACAAAGCTAGGCAAGTCGTCATCGGTGAAAACAAATGATGCTTATAACTCATCAATGTAATGAAAATAGTGAAATGATAATCGCCATTCATGTCAGGTAAGAGAATATGATTTTAGCTAACTTAAGAATGTGAGAGTTCACTGGTCTAAGAAATGCAAACAAACTAAGAATGTATCATTAAAGAAAGCAAAAGATGTTTCTTAAAGTAAACAAACCAACTCCCCATAAATGGATAAGTTGCATAATACAATCTTCAGAGATTTATACTAGTCCTCTTTGTCGTTAAAAACTAGCATAAGACAAGATCAA
This region of Cucumis melo cultivar AY chromosome 7, USDA_Cmelo_AY_1.0, whole genome shotgun sequence genomic DNA includes:
- the LOC103493242 gene encoding exopolygalacturonase; this translates as MGLKKCYVFEVFLIGLLLFSIQELEAHNYAAGKPKFFNVVNYGAIPDGMTDNSKAFLKAWNDACEWKGRGRVYVPKGTFKLGEVLFLGPCEGHTAFIIKGILKASTDMSSLYGDSWINFRYVDRLTVGGGGSLDGQGAIAWPRNDCKNNPNCQSLPTTMKLDFITNSKVHNLRSIDSKNSHFTLFGCSKMNITNIRISAPGDSPNTDGIKIGSSDRIDIRNSIIGTGDDCISILSGSKNLYISNVVCGPGHGISIGSLGKYKDEEDVMGITVKNCTFKNTTDGVRIKTWAAPSMGNAYNIYYEDIFMDGVENPIIIDQEYCPVSPCNQQESSRIQISYVTFKNIWGSSKSASAVTLRCSKRKPCKNIVLDNINLMSSPDVGQLFSSCFHVHGFSYGNQSPYSCL